In Panicum virgatum strain AP13 chromosome 4N, P.virgatum_v5, whole genome shotgun sequence, a single window of DNA contains:
- the LOC120669616 gene encoding protein decapping 5-like isoform X2 yields the protein MAAAAGAPESYIGSVISLTSKSEIRYEGVLYTINTEESSIGLRNVRSFGTEGRKKDGQQIPASDKIYEYILFRGSDIKDLQVKSSPSAQPAALHNDPAIIQSHYPRPVSSSTSLPPAASTASTDATSHNAPSAIQMPPPFQGNLPPFQSGANLQSWNSSPMPSSANGAGLTMPPMYWPGYYTPPTGFPHFQPPPFLRPPPHSLTVPQALQPPVHYPVLNGSLPAGFPSMPELPSFLQPGNSNSLSPSLGVSTSVSAPASSSTSVTESSGSQLPNKLSSISASVFSVGLTPPSVSPSISTVEPSMLVSLGMPSLVNSKPVSVPVAPLPTYLPSSQPPSANDASPVNVAEQVTLVTPGQLLPTASSTVTPSQALQTASATVPSSKVAFSTVPSSQTTSSAVPSSQATSSTASPLKVASSSVLSEEVQVIGENKAVKQREWKAKQPAVAPSGNKEPLLPASKPVLEKPVGASSYVQYNNRGRGRGRCRGRGNGLSRPITKFTEDFDFMAMNEKFNKDEVWGHLGKSTGQLNDDPNDYEDDVLEDEISPRKPEAKPVYVKDDFFDSLSCNTIDNGGRSGRIKFSEQRKIDTETFGDSARHRPMGMRGGRAPRGGGGAHGGGPRGRGYYGRGYGYMGRGRGYSYPNHQS from the exons atggcggcggcggcgggtgcgccgGAGTCGTACATCGGGAGCGTGATCAGCCTCACGTCCAAGAGCGAGATCCGGTACGAGGGTGTCCTCTACACCATCAACACCGAGGAGTCCAGCATCGGGCTCAGGAACG TTCGCTCATTTGGAACTGAAGGTCGTAAGAAGGATGGCCAACAGATTCCTGCCAGCGACAAGATATATGAGTACATACTTTTTCGAGGGAGTGATATAAAG GATTTGCAAGTCAAATCCTCTCCATCAGCTCAGCCGGCAGCTTTACACAATGATCCTGCGATTATTCAG TCACATTATCCTCGTCCAGTCTCGTCGTCTACAAGCTTGCCTCCTGCTGCAAGCACAGCATCAACTGATGCTACTTCACACAATGCTCCATCTGCAATTCAGATGCCACCACCATTTCAAGGGAATTTACCACCTTTCCAATCTGGCGCCAACTTACAGTCATGGAACTCATCACCTATGCCATCATCAGCAAATGGCGCTGGCCTAACAATGCCACCAATGTATTGGCCAGGATATTACACACCACCTACTGGGTTTCCTCATTTTCAGCCACCACCCTTTCTTCGGCCACCACCACACAGTTTGACAGTTCCACAGGCACTACAACCTCCTGTCCACTATCCTGTGCTTAATGGATCCTTACCAGCTGGGTTTCCAAGTATGCCAGAGCTTCCTTCTTTTCTTCAACCTGGTAATAGTAATAGTTTAAGTCCATCTTTAGGTGTCTCGACATCAGTGTCAGCACCTGCTTCATCGAGTACATCAGTTACTGAGTCATCAGGAAGCCAACTGCCAAATAAGCTTTCCTCCATTTCCGCTTCTGTGTTTTCTGTGGGTTTAACTCCCCCATCTGTGAGTCCTTCAATTTCTACAGTTGAACCCTCCATGCTCGTGTCGCTAGGCATGCCTTCTTTAGTGAACAGTAAGCCA GTGAGTGTACCTGTTGCTCCATTGCCAACCTATCTGCCTTCCTCTCAGCCACCTTCTGCTAATGATGCATCACCAGTCAATGTTGCAGAACAAGTTACATTGGTAACTCCTGGTCAACTACTGCCAACTGCTTCCTCCACAGTTACTCCATCTCAGGCCTTGCAAACTGCTTCTGCTACAGTTCCATCCTCTAAGGTTGCCTTCTCCACGGTTCCATCCTCTCAGACAACCTCCTCTGCGGTTCCATCCTCTCAGGCTACCTCATCTACAGCTTCACCCTTGAAGGTTGCTTCCTCTTCTGTTCTGTCAGAAGAGGTGCAAGTGATAGGTGAAAATAAAGCAGTTAAGCAGCGTGAGTGGAAGGCAAAACAACCTGCGGTTGCTCCATCCGGAAATAAGGAGCCTCTGTTGCCAGCATCAAAGCCTGTACTTGAGAAG CCTGTTGGAGCTTCCTCATATGTTCAGTACAACAACAGAGGCCGAGGAAGAGGAAGATGTCGTGGCAGAGGAAATGGG CTTTCACGTCCCATAACCAAGTTCACAGAGGACTTCGATTTCATGGCAATGAATGAGAAGTTCAACAAAGATGAAGTATGGGGTCATCTTGGTAAAAGTACAGGACAGTTAAATGATGATCCAAATGATTATGAAGATGATGTTCTAGAAGATGAAATATCTCCTAGAAAGCCAGAAGCTAAG CCTGTGTATGTTAAAGATGATTTCTTTGATTCACTCTCGTGCAACACAATTGACAATGGAGGGAGGAGTGGAAGGATTAAATTCTCTGAGCAGAGAAAAATAGATACCGAG ACCTTCGGTGACTCGGCAAGGCATCGACCGATGGGCATGCGCGGAGGGAGGGCCCCCCGTGGTGGGGGTGGTGCTCATGGGGGTGGTCCTCGAGGTCGTGGCTATTATGGTAGAGGATATGGGTATATGGGTAGGGGGCGTGGCTACTCTTACCCTAACCACCAATCATGA
- the LOC120669171 gene encoding transcription termination factor MTERF8, chloroplastic-like, translating into MVVSHLRAALSLILRSPSHLRASSHAPPLILHSSAAAASSSGSFAAADYLVSRCGLTQSANTQTQALKAAAKISHLSSRARLDAVLAYLESTLRVPAADVTRVVVMDPTFLCADVEQTLAQRVADLRDLGLSRDQVARLLPLVPNSFRNSFLRSNLEFWLAEIGSLDKLLKVLRSCSGLLSMDLDKVARPNVAFLRQCGQDISEIAGTNLYVSRIFTMKPELLKETVQELGVVAVVAFIDKEVIARRILLLHNVGFSKDDVLAIVRKQPLVLGTSEQKIQGNMDFLMKDVGLETGLPGPAPSPQAALAAEQSSVRRGGLVVAFPPTELRAAARKGGDGASGGRRPPCARPWHRSPSQGVGRRAGDSKRRGAFPVTVAHKPKGERVGEMQ; encoded by the exons ATGGTGGTCTCACACCTGCGAGCGGCCCTCTCCCTCATCCTCCGCTCGCCATCCCACCTCCGCGCCTCCTCGCACGCCCCTCCCCTCATCCTCCACtcttccgctgccgccgcgtccTCTTCCGGCTCCTTCGCGGCGGCGGACTACCTCGTCTCCCGCTGCGGCCTCACCCa gagtgccaacacccAGACGCAGGCGCTCAAGGCCGCCGCGAAGATCTCACACCTCTCGTCCCGCGCCAGGCTCGACGCCGTGCTCGCCTACCTCGAGAGCACCCtccgcgtccccgccgccgacgtcaCCAGGGTCGTCGTGATGGACCCGACCTTCCTCTGCGCCGACGTGGAGCAGACCCTGGCCCAGCGCGTTGCCGACCTGCGCGACCTCGGCCTGTCGCGGGACCAGGTCGCGCGCCTCCTTCCCCTCGTCCCCAACTCCTTCCGCAACAGCTTTCTCCGCAGCAATCTCGAGTTCTGGCTTGCCGAGATCGGGTCCTTGGACAAGCTACTGAAGGTCCTCAGGTCGTGCTCCGGCCTTCTCAGCATGGATCTGGACAAGGTTGCCAGGCCCAACGTGGCTTTCCTCCGGCAATGCGGCCAGGACATTTCTGAGATTGCTGGCACCAATCTCTACGTCAGTCGGATCTTCACCATGAAACCAGAACTTCTCAAGGAGACTGTCCAGGAGTTGGGTGTGGTTGCTGTGGTTGCTTTTATTGACAAGGAGGTTATTGCCAGGAGAATACTGCTGTTACACAatgttgggttctcaaaggatgaTGTGCTGGCGATTGTGAGGAAGCAGCCTCTCGTTCTGGGCACGTCTGAGCAAAAGATTCAGGGAAATATGGATTTCTTGATGAAGGATGTCGGTCTAGAG ACCGGATTGCCTGGACCGGCCCCCAGCCCCCAGGCAGCGCTCGCTGCAGAGCAGAGCTCTGTTCGGCGCGGCGGCCTGGTGGTGGCGTTCCCGCCGACGGAGCTCAGGGCGGCGGCAAGGAAGGGCGGGGATGGGGCCAGCGGAGGCAGGCGACCCCCGTGCGCGCGGCCGTGGCACAGGAGCCCGTCCCAGGGTGTGGGGCGTCGAGCGGGCGACAGCAAGCGGCGGGGCGCGTTCCCGGTGACGGTGGCGCACAAACCCAAAGGGGAAAGGGTCGGGGAGATGCAGTAA
- the LOC120669616 gene encoding protein decapping 5-like isoform X1 gives MAAAAGAPESYIGSVISLTSKSEIRYEGVLYTINTEESSIGLRNVRSFGTEGRKKDGQQIPASDKIYEYILFRGSDIKDLQVKSSPSAQPAALHNDPAIIQSHYPRPVSSSTSLPPAASTASTDATSHNAPSAIQMPPPFQGNLPPFQSGANLQSWNSSPMPSSANGAGLTMPPMYWPGYYTPPTGFPHFQPPPFLRPPPHSLTVPQALQPPVHYPVLNGSLPAGFPSMPELPSFLQPGNSNSLSPSLGVSTSVSAPASSSTSVTESSGSQLPNKLSSISASVFSVGLTPPSVSPSISTVEPSMLVSLGMPSLVNSKPVVLPDSTVPSLSSEKPVSVPVAPLPTYLPSSQPPSANDASPVNVAEQVTLVTPGQLLPTASSTVTPSQALQTASATVPSSKVAFSTVPSSQTTSSAVPSSQATSSTASPLKVASSSVLSEEVQVIGENKAVKQREWKAKQPAVAPSGNKEPLLPASKPVLEKPVGASSYVQYNNRGRGRGRCRGRGNGLSRPITKFTEDFDFMAMNEKFNKDEVWGHLGKSTGQLNDDPNDYEDDVLEDEISPRKPEAKPVYVKDDFFDSLSCNTIDNGGRSGRIKFSEQRKIDTETFGDSARHRPMGMRGGRAPRGGGGAHGGGPRGRGYYGRGYGYMGRGRGYSYPNHQS, from the exons atggcggcggcggcgggtgcgccgGAGTCGTACATCGGGAGCGTGATCAGCCTCACGTCCAAGAGCGAGATCCGGTACGAGGGTGTCCTCTACACCATCAACACCGAGGAGTCCAGCATCGGGCTCAGGAACG TTCGCTCATTTGGAACTGAAGGTCGTAAGAAGGATGGCCAACAGATTCCTGCCAGCGACAAGATATATGAGTACATACTTTTTCGAGGGAGTGATATAAAG GATTTGCAAGTCAAATCCTCTCCATCAGCTCAGCCGGCAGCTTTACACAATGATCCTGCGATTATTCAG TCACATTATCCTCGTCCAGTCTCGTCGTCTACAAGCTTGCCTCCTGCTGCAAGCACAGCATCAACTGATGCTACTTCACACAATGCTCCATCTGCAATTCAGATGCCACCACCATTTCAAGGGAATTTACCACCTTTCCAATCTGGCGCCAACTTACAGTCATGGAACTCATCACCTATGCCATCATCAGCAAATGGCGCTGGCCTAACAATGCCACCAATGTATTGGCCAGGATATTACACACCACCTACTGGGTTTCCTCATTTTCAGCCACCACCCTTTCTTCGGCCACCACCACACAGTTTGACAGTTCCACAGGCACTACAACCTCCTGTCCACTATCCTGTGCTTAATGGATCCTTACCAGCTGGGTTTCCAAGTATGCCAGAGCTTCCTTCTTTTCTTCAACCTGGTAATAGTAATAGTTTAAGTCCATCTTTAGGTGTCTCGACATCAGTGTCAGCACCTGCTTCATCGAGTACATCAGTTACTGAGTCATCAGGAAGCCAACTGCCAAATAAGCTTTCCTCCATTTCCGCTTCTGTGTTTTCTGTGGGTTTAACTCCCCCATCTGTGAGTCCTTCAATTTCTACAGTTGAACCCTCCATGCTCGTGTCGCTAGGCATGCCTTCTTTAGTGAACAGTAAGCCAGTAGTTCTACCCGACTCCACTGTGCCATCTCTCTCCAGTGAAAAGCCTGTGAGTGTACCTGTTGCTCCATTGCCAACCTATCTGCCTTCCTCTCAGCCACCTTCTGCTAATGATGCATCACCAGTCAATGTTGCAGAACAAGTTACATTGGTAACTCCTGGTCAACTACTGCCAACTGCTTCCTCCACAGTTACTCCATCTCAGGCCTTGCAAACTGCTTCTGCTACAGTTCCATCCTCTAAGGTTGCCTTCTCCACGGTTCCATCCTCTCAGACAACCTCCTCTGCGGTTCCATCCTCTCAGGCTACCTCATCTACAGCTTCACCCTTGAAGGTTGCTTCCTCTTCTGTTCTGTCAGAAGAGGTGCAAGTGATAGGTGAAAATAAAGCAGTTAAGCAGCGTGAGTGGAAGGCAAAACAACCTGCGGTTGCTCCATCCGGAAATAAGGAGCCTCTGTTGCCAGCATCAAAGCCTGTACTTGAGAAG CCTGTTGGAGCTTCCTCATATGTTCAGTACAACAACAGAGGCCGAGGAAGAGGAAGATGTCGTGGCAGAGGAAATGGG CTTTCACGTCCCATAACCAAGTTCACAGAGGACTTCGATTTCATGGCAATGAATGAGAAGTTCAACAAAGATGAAGTATGGGGTCATCTTGGTAAAAGTACAGGACAGTTAAATGATGATCCAAATGATTATGAAGATGATGTTCTAGAAGATGAAATATCTCCTAGAAAGCCAGAAGCTAAG CCTGTGTATGTTAAAGATGATTTCTTTGATTCACTCTCGTGCAACACAATTGACAATGGAGGGAGGAGTGGAAGGATTAAATTCTCTGAGCAGAGAAAAATAGATACCGAG ACCTTCGGTGACTCGGCAAGGCATCGACCGATGGGCATGCGCGGAGGGAGGGCCCCCCGTGGTGGGGGTGGTGCTCATGGGGGTGGTCCTCGAGGTCGTGGCTATTATGGTAGAGGATATGGGTATATGGGTAGGGGGCGTGGCTACTCTTACCCTAACCACCAATCATGA